Proteins encoded by one window of Flavobacterium sp. N502540:
- a CDS encoding cystathionine gamma-synthase produces MKFNTKVIHGGQHHDPATGAVMPPVYQTSTFIQTSPGKPLADYEYSRASNPTRTALENALASIENGTRGLAFSSGLAATDCILRSFKAGDEIIAMDDLYGGTYRMFSRIYKDSGIKFHFVDMTDIEKLKSLINENTKLIWVETPTNPLMKLADIQEVAKITKANNILFAVDNTFATPYLQKPLDLGADIVMHSATKYLGGHSDVIAGALIVKDEALGDQLHFQQFATGATLGPMDSFLVLRGIKTLSLRVQRHCENGEKVVEYLSKHPKIDTVYYPGLESHPFHEIAKKQMKAFGGMVSFTFKSGKKEDSIAFLEKLKVFTLAESLGGVESLANHPALMTHASIPADKRAEVGITDDLVRLSVGIEDAEDLIADLEQALA; encoded by the coding sequence ATGAAATTCAATACTAAAGTAATACATGGGGGTCAGCATCATGATCCGGCTACAGGAGCAGTTATGCCTCCGGTGTATCAAACTTCAACTTTTATACAAACCAGTCCGGGTAAGCCTTTGGCGGATTATGAGTATAGTCGTGCTTCAAATCCAACGCGTACAGCTTTAGAAAATGCTTTGGCCAGTATTGAAAATGGTACTCGTGGATTGGCTTTTTCATCAGGCTTGGCAGCAACGGATTGTATTCTGAGATCGTTTAAAGCCGGTGATGAGATTATCGCAATGGATGACTTGTATGGAGGAACTTACAGAATGTTCTCCAGAATATATAAAGATTCAGGAATTAAGTTTCACTTTGTTGATATGACAGATATCGAAAAACTGAAATCATTAATCAATGAAAATACGAAACTGATCTGGGTGGAGACGCCAACTAATCCGTTGATGAAATTAGCAGACATTCAGGAAGTAGCCAAAATTACTAAAGCCAATAATATTTTATTTGCTGTCGATAATACATTTGCGACTCCTTATTTGCAAAAACCTCTTGATTTGGGTGCTGATATCGTAATGCACTCTGCAACAAAATATTTAGGAGGACACTCAGATGTAATTGCGGGTGCTTTAATTGTAAAAGATGAAGCTTTAGGAGATCAGCTGCATTTTCAGCAATTTGCGACCGGAGCGACATTAGGGCCAATGGATAGTTTCTTGGTTTTAAGAGGAATCAAAACACTTTCGTTAAGAGTACAGAGGCATTGTGAAAACGGAGAGAAAGTGGTTGAATATTTAAGCAAGCACCCGAAGATCGATACGGTTTATTATCCAGGATTAGAAAGCCATCCTTTTCATGAAATTGCCAAAAAGCAAATGAAAGCTTTTGGAGGAATGGTATCTTTTACTTTTAAATCAGGGAAAAAAGAAGACTCGATTGCTTTTTTAGAGAAGCTGAAAGTTTTTACTCTGGCGGAGTCTTTAGGTGGAGTGGAATCTTTGGCCAATCATCCGGCTTTGATGACACACGCATCGATCCCGGCAGATAAAAGAGCCGAAGTGGGTATTACTGATGACTTAGTTCGATTGAGCGTTGGTATTGAAGATGCCGAAGACTTAATTGCCGACTTAGAACAGGCTTTAGCATAA
- a CDS encoding DUF3298 and DUF4163 domain-containing protein, producing the protein MKHYPFILFLLLTFVSCSKELSFENESFEKESTIPCEKDCPKITIDVPVAKNIPVVADSINKKVFSVIKEIVYFEEDPKKANDYKSLAASFIASYEEMHKKFPTETFGWEATVKGNVEFESDEIINIKIDHYTFTGGAHGYQGYRSLLFHSQTGKTIFTDQIFKNEKEFMAYAEKEFRKKYKIPEKSNINATGLMFENDKFHLPQNIFYTKEGLLLYYNSYEAASYADGPKELLFPYDEISKYLKYQ; encoded by the coding sequence ATGAAACATTATCCTTTTATACTCTTTTTGCTTTTAACGTTTGTAAGCTGCAGTAAAGAACTTTCATTTGAAAATGAGTCATTTGAAAAAGAATCTACTATCCCTTGCGAAAAGGACTGCCCGAAAATAACAATCGACGTTCCTGTTGCAAAAAATATTCCTGTTGTTGCCGACAGTATTAATAAAAAGGTTTTCTCCGTGATAAAAGAGATCGTCTATTTTGAAGAAGATCCCAAAAAAGCTAACGACTACAAATCTTTGGCAGCCTCTTTTATAGCTTCTTATGAAGAAATGCACAAAAAATTCCCAACAGAAACTTTCGGATGGGAAGCGACCGTAAAAGGGAATGTCGAATTTGAATCTGATGAGATTATCAATATCAAAATTGATCACTATACGTTTACCGGAGGAGCACACGGATATCAAGGATATCGCTCTTTATTGTTTCATTCTCAAACCGGAAAAACTATTTTTACCGATCAGATTTTTAAAAACGAAAAAGAATTTATGGCTTATGCCGAAAAAGAATTCCGCAAAAAATATAAAATCCCTGAAAAATCAAATATCAATGCAACTGGGCTAATGTTTGAAAATGACAAATTCCACCTGCCTCAGAACATTTTTTATACGAAAGAAGGATTGCTCTTATATTACAACTCCTACGAAGCCGCTTCTTATGCCGACGGGCCAAAAGAGCTGTTATTCCCCTATGATGAAATCAGTAAATATTTAAAATACCAATAA
- a CDS encoding ATP-binding protein, which yields MINKRLLIKNLLAHNDESSFYDKKRQLNLHSREGKGKFLKHICALSNSNPTNNSYIVVGVEDHDNEIVGDDFFDDSRIQNLVNAFLENPPKIQYENVPFPNLPKDKVIGLVTIKPKSKVSYFKKGIHTILANSVFMRRGSNSVPVEGEVEKNYQNTETVIGIENSSRNSIQYTLDGVIDFMNFRHKDMSPKYHVFKELFVICWAGVPKKSRDKTFLSRVDIELINEQIKLFYSAQDVVTIVYDEDSFTITEYVPLGLNDKTSYYPLEKQTIHFFDNGYYKIKSEMLFQPPEFNRKMLYHIYNSNIALLQKLQKGIALSERELKDLENLPSTFMICHLNGFEDAKQKLIDAKLLLKPFGTIYLSFKEALRVLRKMKYDVQEGAK from the coding sequence ATGATCAACAAACGCCTTTTAATAAAAAACCTGCTCGCTCATAACGATGAGAGCAGTTTTTATGATAAGAAAAGGCAATTGAATCTGCATTCGCGGGAAGGGAAAGGGAAATTTCTGAAACATATTTGTGCCTTATCCAATTCAAACCCGACCAATAATTCTTATATCGTGGTGGGGGTGGAAGATCATGACAACGAAATCGTTGGGGATGATTTTTTTGATGACAGCCGAATCCAGAATCTCGTGAACGCCTTTTTAGAAAATCCGCCTAAAATTCAATACGAGAATGTACCGTTTCCCAATCTTCCAAAAGATAAAGTAATCGGATTGGTGACCATTAAACCCAAAAGTAAGGTCTCTTATTTTAAAAAAGGAATTCATACCATTCTTGCCAATAGTGTTTTTATGCGGCGCGGAAGTAATTCTGTTCCTGTTGAAGGCGAGGTCGAAAAGAACTATCAAAATACAGAAACGGTCATCGGGATCGAAAACAGCTCAAGAAACAGTATCCAGTACACACTTGACGGGGTAATTGATTTTATGAATTTCAGACACAAGGACATGTCGCCAAAGTACCATGTTTTTAAAGAATTATTTGTGATCTGCTGGGCGGGAGTTCCTAAAAAATCCAGAGATAAAACATTCTTGTCCCGCGTTGATATTGAGTTGATAAACGAACAGATTAAGCTTTTTTATTCTGCTCAGGATGTGGTTACGATTGTTTATGATGAAGATAGTTTTACCATAACAGAATATGTTCCGCTGGGGTTAAATGACAAGACCAGTTATTATCCGTTGGAAAAGCAAACCATTCATTTTTTTGACAACGGTTATTATAAAATTAAAAGTGAAATGCTTTTTCAGCCCCCTGAATTCAATCGGAAAATGTTGTATCATATTTACAATTCAAATATCGCTCTACTCCAAAAACTTCAGAAAGGAATCGCTTTATCAGAGCGCGAATTAAAAGATCTGGAGAATCTGCCTTCTACTTTTATGATCTGTCATCTGAATGGCTTTGAGGATGCCAAACAAAAATTGATTGATGCCAAACTGCTTTTAAAACCTTTTGGGACTATTTACCTGTCATTTAAAGAGGCGCTTCGAGTTTTGCGTAAGATGAAATATGATGTTCAGGAAGGGGCTAAATAG
- a CDS encoding SDR family NAD(P)-dependent oxidoreductase produces MKKTVLITGATSGIGKATAQILAKNNFKVILCGRRMDRLNELEKELSEFTAVHSLAFDVRDKKDVLEKIASLPASFSDIDVLINNAGNAHGLDPIQTGDLDDWDAMIDINVKGLLYVSKAVIPKMTAKKSGHIINIGSTAAKEVYPNGNVYCGSKHAVDAITAGMRIDLNPFGIRVGGIHPGMVATEFSEVRFKGDTERASNVYKGFDPLQAEDIADIIHFVVSRPYHVNIADLVVMSTAQASSTIVKRD; encoded by the coding sequence ATGAAAAAAACAGTTTTAATTACTGGAGCCACAAGCGGAATTGGAAAAGCAACTGCACAAATACTGGCCAAAAACAATTTTAAAGTGATCCTTTGCGGAAGACGTATGGATCGCTTAAACGAACTTGAAAAAGAACTTTCGGAGTTTACAGCTGTACATTCTTTGGCATTTGATGTTCGGGATAAAAAGGATGTTCTTGAAAAAATTGCTTCTCTTCCTGCCTCCTTTTCAGATATTGATGTTTTGATTAATAATGCCGGAAATGCTCATGGTTTAGACCCGATTCAGACCGGTGATTTAGACGATTGGGATGCTATGATTGATATCAATGTCAAGGGACTTTTGTACGTTTCAAAAGCGGTGATTCCGAAAATGACAGCCAAAAAATCAGGTCATATTATAAACATTGGTTCAACAGCCGCAAAAGAAGTATATCCGAACGGAAATGTGTATTGCGGAAGTAAACATGCCGTTGATGCGATTACAGCCGGAATGCGAATCGACTTAAATCCTTTCGGAATTAGAGTTGGAGGGATTCATCCTGGTATGGTGGCAACCGAATTTAGTGAAGTGCGTTTTAAAGGAGATACTGAGAGAGCTTCAAATGTATACAAAGGTTTCGATCCGCTACAGGCAGAAGATATTGCAGATATTATTCATTTTGTAGTTTCAAGACCGTATCACGTTAATATTGCTGATTTAGTTGTCATGAGTACGGCACAAGCCTCGTCGACAATTGTTAAGAGAGATTAA
- a CDS encoding aldo/keto reductase, with the protein MSKTALSPIISGTMNWGVWDKNLTLKEMENMIQICIENKITTFDHADIYGAYTTEADFGKAFQASKISREKLQLITKCGIQMIAESRKNTIKHYDYSKEYIVWSVEESLKKLKTDYVDVFLLHRPSPLMQADEIAEAVEKLKSEGKIIDFGLSNFTSSQTELIRQKTEVSYNQVQFSATNFEPMVDGSFDYMQTHGIRPLSWNPLGTVFREDTKKTRRLKKLFSDLVKKYGFGSDTLLLAWILKHPAKVIPIAGTVNIARIQSLMKAVELEMDKEDWFAIWTESMGDDVA; encoded by the coding sequence ATGAGTAAAACAGCATTATCGCCTATTATTTCGGGCACTATGAATTGGGGTGTATGGGATAAAAACCTAACGCTTAAAGAAATGGAAAACATGATACAGATCTGTATCGAAAACAAAATTACTACTTTTGATCACGCTGATATTTACGGAGCTTATACTACTGAAGCGGATTTTGGAAAAGCATTTCAGGCCAGTAAAATTTCACGTGAAAAATTACAATTAATCACCAAATGCGGTATTCAGATGATTGCCGAAAGCCGTAAAAATACAATCAAACATTACGACTACTCTAAAGAATATATTGTGTGGTCTGTTGAAGAGTCACTAAAGAAACTAAAGACAGATTATGTGGATGTTTTTTTACTGCACAGACCTAGTCCGTTGATGCAGGCCGATGAAATTGCGGAAGCCGTTGAAAAGTTAAAATCAGAAGGGAAAATTATTGATTTCGGACTTTCGAATTTTACAAGTTCTCAAACCGAATTGATTCGTCAGAAAACTGAAGTGAGCTATAATCAGGTGCAATTTTCAGCAACGAATTTCGAACCGATGGTTGACGGAAGTTTCGATTATATGCAAACTCACGGGATTCGTCCTTTGTCATGGAATCCGCTTGGAACGGTTTTTAGAGAAGACACTAAAAAAACACGTCGTTTGAAAAAGCTGTTTTCAGATTTAGTGAAGAAATACGGATTTGGTTCGGATACTCTTTTATTGGCTTGGATTTTAAAACATCCTGCTAAGGTAATTCCTATTGCGGGAACTGTTAATATTGCCAGAATTCAGTCGCTGATGAAAGCAGTAGAATTGGAAATGGATAAGGAAGACTGGTTTGCGATCTGGACGGAAAGTATGGGCGACGATGTTGCTTAA
- a CDS encoding AAA family ATPase, with product MEENTTTLDIRAINEKIERESAFIDLLTMEMNKVIVGQKHMVERLLIGLLGQGHILLEGVPGLAKTLAINTLSQAVQGSFSRIQFTPDLLPADVIGTMIYNIKANEFSIKKGPIFANFVLADEINRAPAKVQSALLEAMQEKQVTIGDTTFKLDRPFLVLATQNPVEQEGTYQLPEAQVDRFMLKTVIDYPKIDEERFVIRQNLKGSYEKVNPVVSVEQILRAQEAVREVYMDEKIEKYILDIIFATRYPEKYKLADLKPLISFGASPRGSINLANAAKCYAFIKRRGYVIPEDVRAVVHDVLRHRVGITYEAEAENITSVDIINKIVNEIEVP from the coding sequence ATGGAAGAAAATACAACGACTTTAGACATTAGAGCGATAAATGAAAAAATTGAAAGAGAAAGTGCTTTTATAGACCTTCTTACAATGGAAATGAACAAAGTTATTGTGGGCCAGAAACATATGGTCGAGCGTTTACTAATCGGACTTTTGGGACAAGGGCACATTTTGCTTGAAGGTGTTCCGGGATTAGCCAAAACTTTAGCGATTAATACTTTGTCGCAAGCAGTTCAGGGATCATTCAGCCGTATTCAGTTTACACCTGACTTATTACCTGCCGATGTTATCGGAACAATGATTTACAACATCAAAGCCAACGAATTCTCCATTAAAAAAGGGCCAATTTTCGCTAATTTCGTTCTTGCCGATGAGATCAACCGTGCTCCCGCAAAAGTACAATCGGCACTTTTAGAGGCGATGCAGGAAAAGCAGGTTACCATTGGCGATACCACTTTCAAATTAGATCGTCCGTTTTTAGTTCTTGCTACTCAAAACCCGGTGGAACAGGAAGGAACTTATCAGCTTCCTGAAGCCCAGGTCGATCGTTTTATGCTTAAAACTGTAATTGATTATCCAAAAATTGACGAAGAGCGTTTCGTTATTCGTCAAAACTTAAAAGGAAGTTACGAAAAAGTAAATCCTGTAGTTTCTGTAGAGCAAATCTTGCGTGCGCAAGAAGCTGTTCGTGAAGTTTACATGGACGAAAAAATAGAAAAATACATCTTAGATATCATCTTTGCTACCCGTTATCCGGAAAAATACAAGCTTGCCGACTTAAAACCTCTTATCAGCTTTGGAGCATCACCACGTGGAAGTATCAATTTAGCTAACGCAGCAAAATGTTATGCTTTCATCAAACGTCGTGGTTATGTAATTCCTGAAGATGTTCGTGCAGTAGTACATGATGTTCTGCGTCACAGAGTTGGTATCACTTATGAGGCTGAAGCCGAAAACATTACTTCTGTAGACATTATCAACAAAATCGTAAACGAGATTGAGGTACCTTAA
- a CDS encoding DUF58 domain-containing protein → MDTKELLKKVRKIEIKTKRLSNHIFSGEYHSSFKGRGMTFSEVRQYQYGDDIRNIDWNVTARYNEAHVKVFEEERELTMVLMVDISGSEGFGSKSQFKKDIVTEIAATMAFSATQNNDKIGLILFSDNVELYIPPKKGRSHVLRIIRELIEFEPKSHKTDISQALKFLSGTQKKKAIVFMISDFMAENYEQTLKIASKKHDITGVRVYDIREEKIPNLGMVSMLDAETGKIQLVNTGSKTVRLNYEKHYQDRVNYFKDIFSKSGAGVVNTRVDENYVTKLLGYFKSR, encoded by the coding sequence ATGGATACAAAAGAGCTTTTAAAAAAAGTACGGAAAATAGAAATCAAAACCAAAAGACTGAGTAATCATATCTTTTCGGGAGAATATCACTCTTCCTTTAAAGGACGAGGAATGACTTTTAGTGAAGTACGTCAATACCAATATGGCGATGATATTCGTAACATCGATTGGAATGTAACGGCGCGCTACAATGAAGCTCACGTAAAAGTTTTTGAAGAAGAGCGTGAGCTAACCATGGTTTTAATGGTAGACATCTCGGGCTCTGAAGGTTTTGGCTCAAAAAGTCAGTTTAAAAAAGACATCGTCACCGAAATTGCGGCAACGATGGCTTTTTCGGCTACACAAAATAATGATAAAATTGGTTTAATATTATTCTCTGACAATGTAGAGTTGTATATTCCCCCAAAAAAAGGCCGTTCTCATGTACTCCGAATCATTCGCGAGTTAATTGAATTTGAACCAAAGAGTCACAAAACCGATATTTCGCAAGCTTTGAAATTCCTGTCCGGAACACAAAAAAAGAAAGCGATCGTTTTTATGATTTCCGATTTCATGGCCGAAAATTATGAGCAGACTTTAAAAATTGCTTCTAAAAAACATGATATCACCGGTGTTCGTGTGTACGATATCCGTGAGGAAAAAATTCCGAATTTAGGAATGGTAAGTATGCTTGATGCCGAAACAGGAAAAATTCAATTGGTGAATACCGGCTCAAAAACAGTACGACTGAATTACGAAAAACACTATCAGGACAGAGTGAATTATTTCAAGGATATTTTTAGTAAATCCGGAGCTGGTGTCGTAAATACAAGAGTCGACGAAAATTACGTGACCAAATTATTAGGTTATTTCAAGTCAAGATAA